The Cetobacterium somerae ATCC BAA-474 genome includes the window TAATGTAGATTCTTATAAAAATGAGTGGCTAATGGTAGAAAATAAGCCGTATTTAACTGATGAGATATGTATAAGAGTAGAGGATTCAGTTAATAAGTGGGCTATAATTAATGAATTAGAACTGTTTATATATAATCTTCTAGAAGATGAGATTAATAACATTTTTGAAGATTCTACTTTTGAAACTTTAAAATCTAATGTTGAATACGAAGACATTTTATCTTTAGAGAGAAGATGTAGTTTAACAGAAAGCTACAAAGAGAAAGTTAAAAAAGCAAAAGAAATCTATTTAAAAAGAATAGAACCTATATGTTTTGAGATAAAAAATAATAGCTATGAAGTACTAAATAAATTAGAGATTTTATTTAGAGAAGAGGCTGATTATATATATGATATAAGAGTATATTTCAAAAATAATTTTGGTCAGTTAGAGGAGATAGAGAAAAAAACAATAGATTCAAATGAAAATGGAAAGATAAATGTCCAATTTGCTGAGGTATTTACAGAGGAGATAAAGGTAGAAATTTACATAGATGAATATGAAAAGTGGAAAGTAAATTGTATTCATTTAGCTCAAGTGGAACAGGAAATATATTATAATTTAACAGATATTTCGAATAATTATCCAATAGAAAAAGTAGGGATTCAATCAACTTGTGGATATCCTGATGCAGTTGTTTCAATGGTTGATGGTGATATAAATACTTACTACCATTCACAGGGATTAGGTGAAATATTCTTTACTTTTGAAGAGAAAAAGGTTATAGAAAACTTTACATTTATTTCAAGACACGCTAATGGCTCTAATGGAGTGGTTTACAAAGCGACATTATACTTTAGAAATGAGGAAAATGGAAGTTGGAAGTTATTACATATTCATGAAACAGATAGTCCAGTAAGGGGAGAAAATATAATCTCATTTAACCCAACATTAGTAAAAGAGATTTGTATTAAATTTGAAAGAACTCAAGCTAGTGTAGTAGTTCTTAATGATGTAAAGTTTACTATCTATAATAAATTAATTGAAAATATAGGAAATTTATTTGAAGATAAAGTTTTATACAAATCTTTAAGTAGAGGAGTAAAATTATCTACTATAGAAAAATTTAAAGAAAAAGTATCTACAAATAAGGGATTATTGGCTAAACTTTATATAGCAGAATCTATTTTGAAAAATAAAAATGAGTTACCTTTTGAAACTTATAAAATAAAAAGCATACCTCAAGATACTAACTATTATTTTGGACCGTTAAAAACAAACGGAACTGGAGATATTTCATTGACACCGTATTATATACTTCCAAATAGAGATTATGCATTTATATGTAGTAAAGATTTAAATGCACATATAATTTTAAGAGAAAACAAACCTCAAGCAGAGCATTCGTTCTTATTAAAGAAGGGGTTAAATATAATTAACTTAGGTGAGTTAACAGGACAATTAGTTTTAACAGGAAGTAGAAAAGAGGAAATAGAGCTATACTCTTTAAATGAAAAAAATGCACTAATTTATAGATATGGAATTACAAAAGAGGAAGAGTTTTATAAAACTCCAGATAACACAACATTAATAGAAAATAGAGATGGAGTAAAATTAAATTCAAACTTAGCTTATGTAGAGGGAAGAAACTTTATAGGAGCAGTAAAATTTGATTGGCTAAAAAGCAATATTGCAGAAGGAACATTAAATCAAAGAATAGAGATTACAGATGAGTTTTTAGATTTTCTTTATTATATAGATAACTCTAACTCTCATTTTAATAATTCTATTCCATATAAAAGGGTTATGTGGATAGGAGTAAGTGAAAATAATCCACATGCAGGAGGAGCTTTTGTAGGAGGATATACAGCTTATAGTGGTGGAAGTCATGATATACTAAATGCGAGTTTAAGAAATTTTGCTTCATCATGGGTTGTAGGTCATGAAGTTGGACATGAAATGGATGTAAATAATTATCACATGGGATTATTTGGAGAAGTAAGTAATAACTGGTATGCTAATGAAGCTAGAATTGAATATACAAATAGTGTTAGAGAAAATGTATATGATCAATTAAAGATATTAGAGACAAGTACTGAAAGCATTTTTAATATCAATGTATTTGCAGTATTAGCATTCTGGTATAAATTTAGATTATATTATGGAGAGGGAGATTTCTTTGTAAAAATGCATAAGTACATGCAAGCTATCGAAACGAGCTCTACTGAAGACATTTCAGGTAAATTAGCTACTTATGTAACTAAAATAGTAAAAAGAGATGCAAGTGACTATTTCATAAAGCATGGATTTACACTAACTCAAGAAGCAATAGATTATTGTAATACTTATCCTAAATTTACAAAAGATATAGCTTTAATAAACTGGGATAATCAAAATGAGTTTAGAGAAGAGGAAAAAAGAACATTTAACAGTAATTATAGAAATAATATATAAAAAACTTTACTTTGTTAATTTATTTATATATTATAGTGTGTAAATAAATTAAAGAGGAGATTAGTAAAGTATGGGGAAAGAGTTTGTTATAGATATAATGACATATGTTCTTACAATTATTGGAATTTTAAATCCATTTGGAAATGTGCCATTATTTATGACATTAACAAAGGATCAAAATCCTGAAATAAGAAAAAAAATGTATAATGCTATTGTTATTTCTGGTTTTGGAATTGTAACAGGTTTTATAGTTGCTGGAGATTTTTTCATGAATTATCTGTATAAAATAGGGATGAATGAATTAAGAGTGGCAGGAGGAATGATACTAGTTGTAGTTGCTTTTAGAAACTTGTTAGGTTTGGGAGCATCTAAAGAGAGTTCGGGAAATGTAATGTCTGAAAAAGACGCTATACGGTATGCAATAACACCACTAACTTTTCCTATGCTTGTGGGACCTGGAACAATATCAACTGTGATGATTATTCATAAAGAAGCAGGTCTAATAATATCTGTAGGAGCTGTTGCAGTTACTTTTTTAATAATGAAGTTTTTATTTAGTATTTCAGATTGGTTAGATAAAGTTTTAGGAGAGGTTGTTTTATTTGTACTATCAAGAGTAATGCAAATATTTATAATGTCTGCAGGTGTAAAACTAGTATCAAACGGAATAAAAGGAATATTTTTAGGATAAAAATAGGAGAGCTTATCTCTCCTATTTTTTATTTAAATTGTAACAGCAAAAATTATTTTTGTATGTTTTGAAGTGAAATTTTCCCAACTATGTTTAACAAATTTTTCAATTTTAATACTATCTCCTTGGAAAAGAACATATGATTCGTTATCTAAGTGCAGTTTAACTTCACCTTCTAGTACAAATGCGACCTCTTGACCTTCGTGGCCAATTTCTTTTTCTTTAGAGGATGAATATGGTTCTAAATTTAAAATCATAAATTCAACTTGTGTCTGAGGTTCAGGACTTAAAATTTCATAAGAAACACCTTCACTTTTAGAGGGTTTAATAACTTTTCTTTCTTGAGCCCTAACTATATGTACTTTTTTTAAAGTTTCTTCTAAAAAAAATTTATAAAGTGGTATATTTAGGGCTTTAGATAGACCTTTTAATGTATTGATAGATGGATTTGTAATCCCTTTTTCAATTTGACTTAAAAGAGCAGATGTAGAGTTTATCATTTCTGCTAATTCTTTTAAACTTAATTTTTGGTCAGTTCTAAATTTTTTTATTTTTAATCCTAAATTGATTTCGTTCATTTTAAATATCTCCTAAATATAATTTGCTATATTAAAGTATAACTTATTTTAGCTTTATTTGCAAAAATTAGACTAAATAAAAATATTGCAAATACTATACAAATGTAGTATAATTTAAAAAAAGCATTGGAGGTTAAAGATGTCTGAAAATACAATGATTTGTTATTGCAAAGGAGTTACTTTAGGAAAAGTTTTAGCTGCAATAGAAAATGGAGCTACTACATTAGTAGAAGTAATAGATACAACAGGTGCAGGTTCAGCTTGCGGAAGATGTGTCGATAGAATAGAAGCAATAATTGAAGAGAAAAAATAAAAAATAAGCTCTATCATGTTTAATGATAGAGCTCTTTTTGTATTTTACCACATAGAAGGAGTTGCAGTATATTGACCTGTTTGAGAATTCTCTTCAACATTAAGATAAACAACTTGATTTGAATTAGCATTAACATAGTTTGAAATAGCAGATACTAAATAAGGAAAACTACTTCTAGGATCACTATTGTCACTTTTTAAGCTTCCAACAACTTGCCAAACTGCACTATTATTTTTAGTGAAAGCTGAAAGCTCTAATCTTTTAACAAAATATGTAGAAGCACTTATAGAATTCATCCACATATCTCCATAGAATCCATTATATATACCTCCATAAGGACCATTCCACCATGGATTTACAGGAGCTGGATATGATTCGATTGAAGTGTAAGGGCCTTTAATTTTATAGTTGTAAACTATATTATATAAGGCGTTTTTTTGATTAAAGGTTCGAGTATATCCTTTATTTTGTAACATATTTTGTAAAATAACTTCAAATGATTGTTGTTGAAGTTGTAACCCAGGAGTGTTTGTAGAAAGATAATATGTACCTCCATAAGCTTGCATAGTTGAGTATGAATCAACGGCAACAACTCGACTATCTAAGGCACTACACCCTTGAAGTAAAAGCATTAAAAAAGAAAATAAAATAGAAATTTTTTTTATCATAAAATTTAACCTCCTATAAGGAATAATTATAATTTTTATTCGAAAAAAAAGAGTAATTCCTTTTAAAAAGAAAAACAAATAAATTTTTTAAAAGGAAAAAGAATTAATTCTTTGTATACTTAAGCTGAAAATGGAAAAAAACATGGTTTATTATGGGAGGTAAATTATGAAAAAATTATTTTTAAAAACACTTATAGGATCACTACTTATTGCAGGAGCATCTTATGCAGAAGAGTTCACACCTAATGGTAGTTTAGGATTTACTCAAACTTTTTATGGAAATGCAGGAAAATATAAAACTGAATCTTCACATCCATCAGCTGTTTTAAGTTATAATTTCGCAAAAGATTGGAATATAAGTTTACAGTGGGATAGAGTTTGGAATATGTATGATTACAATGGTGGAGAAAATCAACAGGATAATAACTTTAGTGGACCGAAAGCAACATTGAGTTATGATCATGGAATGATAGAAAACTCAAAAATTAAATGGACTTCATCTTTAATGGTAGAAAATGAAGCTGAGTTTAATGGAACAAATCAAACTTATGTATTTGCTCAAACAGCATTTGATTTTTCTGAATACATTCCAAAAGGACAGTATGTTCAAGCAACACAATTTGCAATATCACCAATGTATATTTATGGATGGAGTACAAAAGGACCAGCAGGACACGTTAATACAGGAATTTTAAGTTTATTAACAAATTGGCAATTACCAGCTGACTTTACATTTACATTTAATGCATATGCATTTAGAGAGTGGTATAATGGAAGTTTTGAAATAGAAAATCAAACATCAGGAGCAAACTATAATTCAGCAAATTACTTTATGGTTTTAGCTTGGTTAGGTTACTCAAAAGAGTTATATAAATTTAATGATCAAACATCATTAGCATTTAACTTTACTGGAGGATTTGATCCATATATCTCCTCTAATAGAAGTGCTGCA containing:
- a CDS encoding MarC family protein; the encoded protein is MGKEFVIDIMTYVLTIIGILNPFGNVPLFMTLTKDQNPEIRKKMYNAIVISGFGIVTGFIVAGDFFMNYLYKIGMNELRVAGGMILVVVAFRNLLGLGASKESSGNVMSEKDAIRYAITPLTFPMLVGPGTISTVMIIHKEAGLIISVGAVAVTFLIMKFLFSISDWLDKVLGEVVLFVLSRVMQIFIMSAGVKLVSNGIKGIFLG
- a CDS encoding helix-turn-helix domain-containing protein; this encodes MNEINLGLKIKKFRTDQKLSLKELAEMINSTSALLSQIEKGITNPSINTLKGLSKALNIPLYKFFLEETLKKVHIVRAQERKVIKPSKSEGVSYEILSPEPQTQVEFMILNLEPYSSSKEKEIGHEGQEVAFVLEGEVKLHLDNESYVLFQGDSIKIEKFVKHSWENFTSKHTKIIFAVTI
- a CDS encoding (2Fe-2S)-binding protein, which codes for MSENTMICYCKGVTLGKVLAAIENGATTLVEVIDTTGAGSACGRCVDRIEAIIEEKK
- a CDS encoding FomA family porin-like outer membrane protein; amino-acid sequence: MKKLFLKTLIGSLLIAGASYAEEFTPNGSLGFTQTFYGNAGKYKTESSHPSAVLSYNFAKDWNISLQWDRVWNMYDYNGGENQQDNNFSGPKATLSYDHGMIENSKIKWTSSLMVENEAEFNGTNQTYVFAQTAFDFSEYIPKGQYVQATQFAISPMYIYGWSTKGPAGHVNTGILSLLTNWQLPADFTFTFNAYAFREWYNGSFEIENQTSGANYNSANYFMVLAWLGYSKELYKFNDQTSLAFNFTGGFDPYISSNRSAAWDPFIVGNQMYEWLGPAVDSGNNKNSYAVFALPQLELTYNYTDDLSFSVFAQVKYSNQVWGDTEKDWKLQPQGGVSVTYDF